The Chloroflexota bacterium genome window below encodes:
- the nuoH gene encoding NADH-quinone oxidoreductase subunit NuoH, whose protein sequence is MADALTQLGFASWLSVLIASIIKVTLILVGGSVGMMFLTWYERRAISYMQDRRGPNRVGPQGLLQPISEAIKTMTKEDATPREADRIVHFLAPVVMLGATVLSFAVIPWGRMFPVDLNAAVLFVIATGGLHSIGMMMAGWGSNNKFALLGGMRGVAQLISYEIPQVMAIIPVVLMTGSMSLQKIVEAQNDFAGLGWYVFSPVGLLGFALFFTASLAEGERTPFDIPEADSEIIAGYMTEYSGMKFAVFYLSNYMSNLAVCFITATLYLGGGNGPGVDALGGFAGGLLSLIYFLLKSFALFFIMVLIRATVPRLRVDQLMGFAWKFLLPLVLVNILSASFWVALLRWDQQWPKLTEWFGAPSTADATNWGRLAIAVGLTLLINAGAVALIMRLTNRNVQKHLYTTDEELALGLS, encoded by the coding sequence ATGGCTGATGCACTAACACAACTAGGCTTTGCATCATGGCTGAGTGTTCTGATTGCCAGCATCATTAAAGTAACCCTCATTCTCGTGGGCGGTTCGGTTGGCATGATGTTCCTGACGTGGTATGAACGCCGCGCTATTTCGTATATGCAAGACCGCCGCGGCCCCAACCGCGTTGGTCCTCAAGGGTTGTTGCAGCCAATTTCCGAAGCGATCAAAACGATGACCAAGGAAGATGCAACGCCCCGTGAAGCAGATAGAATTGTGCACTTTTTGGCTCCAGTGGTGATGCTGGGGGCAACCGTGCTTTCGTTTGCGGTTATTCCGTGGGGCCGAATGTTCCCCGTCGATTTGAACGCAGCGGTATTGTTTGTGATCGCCACTGGCGGTTTGCACAGCATTGGCATGATGATGGCTGGTTGGGGTTCCAACAACAAATTTGCCTTGCTGGGGGGGATGCGCGGGGTTGCGCAATTGATCAGCTATGAAATTCCCCAAGTTATGGCGATTATCCCCGTGGTATTGATGACTGGCTCGATGTCGCTGCAAAAGATTGTCGAAGCGCAAAATGACTTTGCGGGCTTGGGCTGGTATGTCTTCTCACCAGTGGGTTTGTTGGGCTTTGCCTTGTTCTTCACGGCCAGCTTAGCCGAAGGCGAACGCACACCCTTCGATATTCCTGAAGCCGACTCAGAAATTATTGCAGGCTATATGACTGAATATAGCGGCATGAAGTTTGCGGTTTTCTATCTCTCAAACTACATGAGCAACTTAGCCGTCTGTTTTATCACCGCGACCCTCTACCTTGGTGGTGGCAACGGGCCTGGGGTTGATGCGCTGGGTGGCTTTGCTGGTGGTTTGCTTTCATTAATCTACTTCCTGCTCAAGTCCTTCGCGTTGTTCTTTATCATGGTCTTGATCCGTGCGACAGTACCACGTTTGCGGGTTGACCAACTGATGGGCTTTGCTTGGAAGTTCTTGCTGCCCTTGGTATTGGTCAACATTCTCAGCGCCTCGTTCTGGGTAGCGCTGCTGCGCTGGGATCAACAATGGCCGAAATTGACCGAGTGGTTTGGTGCACCAAGCACTGCTGATGCCACCAATTGGGGGCGTTTGGCAATTGCCGTGGGGCTGACCCTCTTGATCAATGCTGGGGCTGTCGCGCTGATTATGCGCCTGACCAACCGCAACGTCCAGAAACACTTATACACAACCGATGAAGAACTTGCTCTTGGATTATCGTAA
- a CDS encoding NADH-quinone oxidoreductase subunit N, producing MNFQIADFTRLIPEFLLLAIAAMVLLGDVLTRWSKGKEALNDRTEEAISMTLMGLGLAFVMVLIQGGFFTWVQFGDWKFYDFSIFQNLRSSGLDGSILGGAFVVDPLTHIGRLVFIGAAFVTVILTSKAKPSNNPAEFYALILFATLGMIFMTAGGELIMIYLGIELTSIPLYVLAGYFRRNPVSTEAGAKYYIFGALSSAILLFGMSLLLGLTLMNGQTMTTTPTSLRSVATAVELAFVNPEGPSQGVAILALLFILAGMAYKVAIVPFHAWSPDVYQGAPTSMTAFISTASKTAGFFLLYRVLVTGFGAPSILGTAAIGTSTSFGGWTSLIAILAALTMLVGNLAALPQTNAKRMLAYSSIAQAGFLMLGLVGTQRDSGISLLMYLIAYTVTNLSAFGILALVEDAVGGTDFSNLNGLGRRAPGLALLLTVAILSLAGIPPLSGFFVKFYVFIAAWQEGAKWLVIFAVSNTVISLYYYLRFLKAVYFAPAETDEPIKVGFGPGIVMTAITLLIFGLGIVPTWLYGVLEQATIRIAAQ from the coding sequence GTGAATTTTCAAATAGCTGATTTTACGCGGCTCATCCCTGAGTTTTTGCTACTGGCGATTGCGGCCATGGTGCTGCTTGGCGATGTCCTGACGCGTTGGTCGAAGGGCAAGGAAGCATTAAACGATCGTACCGAAGAAGCTATCAGCATGACCTTGATGGGCTTGGGTTTGGCATTTGTGATGGTGCTGATCCAAGGTGGTTTCTTCACTTGGGTGCAGTTTGGCGATTGGAAGTTCTACGACTTCAGTATCTTCCAAAATCTGCGCAGCAGCGGCCTTGATGGCAGTATTCTGGGCGGGGCATTTGTGGTTGACCCACTGACCCACATTGGGCGCTTGGTGTTTATCGGCGCAGCCTTTGTGACAGTGATTTTGACCAGCAAAGCCAAGCCCTCGAACAACCCAGCTGAATTCTATGCTCTGATCTTATTTGCTACCCTTGGCATGATTTTCATGACCGCTGGCGGCGAATTAATTATGATTTACTTGGGCATTGAATTGACCAGTATTCCGTTGTATGTGTTGGCTGGCTACTTCCGCCGCAACCCTGTCAGCACCGAAGCTGGGGCCAAATACTACATTTTCGGGGCGCTTTCATCGGCAATCTTGCTGTTTGGCATGAGCTTGCTCTTGGGCTTGACCTTGATGAATGGCCAGACCATGACCACAACTCCAACCAGCTTGCGTTCAGTCGCAACGGCGGTTGAATTGGCCTTTGTTAACCCCGAAGGCCCAAGCCAAGGTGTTGCCATCTTAGCGCTGTTGTTCATCCTCGCGGGGATGGCCTACAAAGTTGCGATTGTGCCGTTCCATGCTTGGTCGCCTGACGTGTACCAAGGTGCGCCAACTTCGATGACGGCCTTTATCTCGACCGCCTCAAAAACCGCTGGCTTCTTCTTGCTCTATCGGGTGTTGGTGACCGGCTTCGGCGCACCCAGCATTCTTGGTACGGCAGCAATTGGCACGAGTACCAGTTTTGGCGGCTGGACGAGCCTGATCGCGATTTTGGCAGCCTTGACCATGCTGGTTGGCAACTTGGCGGCTTTGCCCCAAACAAATGCCAAGCGTATGCTGGCCTATTCATCAATTGCCCAAGCAGGCTTCTTGATGTTAGGCTTGGTTGGCACCCAACGCGATAGCGGCATCTCGCTCTTGATGTATTTGATTGCCTATACCGTCACCAACTTGAGTGCCTTCGGTATCTTGGCCTTGGTCGAAGATGCAGTGGGTGGCACCGACTTTAGCAACTTGAATGGCTTAGGCCGCCGTGCGCCTGGCTTGGCGTTGCTCTTAACGGTTGCAATCTTGTCGTTGGCGGGGATTCCACCACTCTCAGGCTTCTTTGTGAAGTTCTATGTCTTTATTGCTGCTTGGCAAGAAGGCGCAAAGTGGCTGGTGATCTTCGCAGTCAGCAATACCGTAATCAGCTTGTACTACTACCTGCGTTTCCTCAAGGCTGTCTATTTTGCGCCTGCGGAAACCGACGAACCAATCAAGGTTGGCTTTGGGCCTGGCATCGTCATGACCGCCATTACCCTGTTGATCTTTGGTTTGGGGATTGTACCAACCTGGTTGTACGGGGTGCTTGAACAAGCTACCATCCGGATTGCGGCTCAATAA
- a CDS encoding NADH-quinone oxidoreductase subunit M — protein sequence MHLIESLPAGIPYLSLIWLIPLLGALVIMFLPKEQKQAMRIISAVVATISFGIALLVFFAYDPNATGYMGTKMQFVEKLDWVPQLGMAYLVGADGISLPLLVLNGLVIFTGTFISWNIEDRVKEYFVLLLLLVVGVYGVFMALDLFLMFVFYELAVLPMYLLIGIWGSTRKEYGAMKLTIYLMVGSAALMIGMVAIYVVGGTFNMVELSQRVFSLEFQKIFFLPVFVGFAVLAGMFPFHTWSPTGHVAAPTAVSMLHAGVLMKLGAYGALRAALWLMPNGAQFWLPGIAVMTLMNVVYGASIAMVQKDFKYVIGYSSVSHMGLVMLALASMNETALNGAVMQMFAHGVMTALFFAVVGRMVYERTHTRQLPELGGLMKVMPFAFVVFIIASLSSMGMPGTAGFMAEFTIFTGVMNQYPLVAAVAALSIPITAAYVLRVGYMAFMGEVKDPHYHDLPPLTWQEKFSGTVLAIVVVGVGLFPSIIMDYIATGVQPIAQRMIDLAGR from the coding sequence ATGCATTTGATCGAAAGTTTGCCAGCGGGCATTCCGTACCTGAGCCTCATCTGGTTGATTCCCTTACTTGGGGCTTTGGTGATTATGTTTTTGCCCAAAGAGCAAAAACAAGCCATGCGGATTATCTCGGCAGTGGTTGCGACAATCTCGTTTGGCATCGCCTTGCTGGTCTTTTTTGCCTATGATCCCAATGCAACGGGCTATATGGGCACCAAGATGCAGTTTGTCGAAAAGCTAGATTGGGTTCCGCAGCTTGGCATGGCCTATTTGGTTGGCGCTGATGGGATCAGCTTGCCCTTGCTTGTGTTGAATGGTTTGGTGATTTTCACTGGCACATTCATCTCATGGAATATCGAAGATCGGGTCAAGGAATATTTCGTCCTGCTGCTCTTGCTGGTGGTCGGCGTGTACGGCGTATTTATGGCGCTGGACTTGTTCCTGATGTTCGTGTTCTATGAATTGGCTGTGTTGCCAATGTACCTGCTGATCGGGATTTGGGGTTCGACGCGCAAAGAATATGGCGCGATGAAACTTACCATTTACTTGATGGTTGGTTCAGCAGCCTTGATGATTGGGATGGTGGCGATTTACGTTGTGGGCGGTACCTTTAATATGGTCGAGCTTTCACAACGGGTATTCAGCCTCGAATTCCAAAAAATCTTCTTCTTGCCAGTGTTTGTTGGGTTTGCCGTGTTGGCGGGGATGTTCCCCTTCCATACCTGGTCGCCAACAGGTCACGTGGCTGCTCCCACAGCGGTTTCGATGCTCCACGCTGGGGTGTTGATGAAGCTGGGAGCCTATGGTGCATTACGGGCAGCGCTGTGGCTCATGCCAAACGGCGCACAATTCTGGTTGCCAGGTATTGCCGTGATGACCTTAATGAACGTCGTGTATGGGGCATCGATTGCGATGGTTCAGAAAGACTTCAAGTATGTGATCGGCTACTCATCGGTGAGCCACATGGGCTTGGTGATGTTGGCGCTGGCCTCAATGAACGAAACCGCACTCAACGGCGCAGTGATGCAAATGTTTGCCCACGGCGTAATGACCGCCTTGTTCTTTGCGGTGGTTGGTCGGATGGTCTATGAACGGACTCACACCCGCCAATTGCCTGAACTGGGTGGCTTGATGAAAGTTATGCCATTTGCCTTTGTGGTCTTCATTATTGCGAGTCTCTCGTCGATGGGGATGCCAGGCACGGCAGGCTTTATGGCCGAGTTCACGATCTTCACTGGCGTGATGAACCAATATCCCTTGGTGGCGGCAGTCGCAGCCTTGTCGATTCCAATTACTGCGGCCTATGTTTTGCGGGTTGGCTATATGGCGTTTATGGGCGAGGTCAAAGACCCGCACTACCATGATTTGCCACCGCTGACTTGGCAAGAAAAATTCTCAGGCACAGTTTTGGCAATCGTCGTGGTTGGGGTTGGCTTATTCCCCAGCATCATCATGGACTACATTGCGACCGGTGTCCAGCCCATTGCCCAGCGCATGATTGATCTAGCAGGACGTTAG
- the nuoK gene encoding NADH-quinone oxidoreductase subunit NuoK encodes MVGSVPLVWVLTLAAGLFCIGLFGALSRRNIVGMLMGIELMLNSVNINLVAFWRYLQPTGTAGLIFAIFTIAVAAAEVAVGLAMVIAIYRARLTINADEIDTLKG; translated from the coding sequence ATGGTTGGTTCTGTCCCATTAGTGTGGGTGCTTACCCTCGCTGCCGGATTGTTCTGCATCGGCCTGTTTGGGGCGCTCTCGCGGCGCAACATCGTGGGGATGCTGATGGGGATTGAGTTGATGTTGAATTCAGTTAACATTAACTTAGTCGCTTTCTGGCGCTACCTACAACCAACGGGCACAGCGGGCTTGATCTTTGCAATTTTTACCATCGCAGTTGCCGCTGCTGAAGTGGCGGTTGGTTTGGCAATGGTGATTGCAATCTATCGTGCTCGCCTGACGATTAACGCTGACGAAATAGATACACTTAAAGGATAG
- a CDS encoding NADH-quinone oxidoreductase subunit M — MLNEFIKFSDWSITTLIALSPLVGMLLALVFPKPAENSRTIAWGVFAWSLVPLGLTLFLWLSGGFNPTLASVAGDQAMIQQVDRVRWVPFFNADYFVGLDGLNFPLVFLTTALTPVCILAAFRIKHRQNVYLALMLLLESAMLGYFVSLNFLLLFLFWEFSLVPMFFIINNWGGENRRYAAFKFFVYTMAGSVAMLLIFEFIYLATGTFDLVVLSRLGQGLPVDPALLAPKLGAGYTSGATLQSMLFSAVEDIGLTSILGTSNGTPAAIVFWSIFVAFAVKLAVWPLHTWQPDTYENAPTSGSMIVSAVMSKMGAYGMIRIMIMLFPQQTKFFAPALAILALASILFGAYAGLAQTNLKRLIAYASINHMGYVLLGLAAVASAAPESLGDLAVNIRASAMNGVQAQMVAHGFSTAALFFLAGELYERTGTYQLDQFGGLRKVMPIFAGIMGVAMFANLGLPGLAGFVGEFFIFRGAWGTQPVITTIAVLGLIVTALVLIRMYQKIFYGPVNHKLTNLPDIKVGDWAFNVTLPLIIVLLVFGIFPKPLMDLSNYAATVMAQVFTNL, encoded by the coding sequence ATGCTGAACGAATTTATCAAATTCAGTGATTGGAGCATCACCACGCTAATTGCCCTTTCGCCATTGGTGGGGATGTTGCTGGCCTTGGTATTCCCCAAGCCAGCCGAAAACAGCCGCACGATTGCTTGGGGGGTGTTTGCGTGGAGCTTGGTGCCACTCGGGCTCACGCTCTTCTTGTGGCTTAGCGGTGGGTTTAATCCAACTCTCGCTTCTGTCGCTGGCGATCAAGCCATGATCCAGCAAGTGGATCGGGTGCGCTGGGTTCCATTTTTCAACGCTGACTATTTTGTTGGCCTTGATGGCCTGAACTTCCCGCTGGTGTTTTTGACCACAGCGTTAACGCCAGTCTGTATCTTGGCGGCCTTCCGCATCAAACATCGCCAAAACGTCTATTTGGCCTTGATGTTGTTGTTGGAATCGGCGATGTTGGGCTATTTCGTATCGCTCAACTTCTTGCTGTTGTTCCTGTTCTGGGAATTCAGCTTGGTGCCAATGTTCTTTATTATCAACAACTGGGGTGGTGAAAACCGCCGCTACGCCGCCTTCAAGTTCTTCGTGTATACGATGGCTGGCTCGGTAGCAATGTTGTTGATCTTCGAATTTATCTATCTGGCAACTGGTACCTTCGATTTGGTGGTGCTCTCACGTTTGGGTCAGGGCTTGCCCGTTGATCCAGCCTTGCTTGCGCCAAAATTGGGTGCAGGCTACACCAGCGGCGCAACCTTGCAATCAATGTTGTTCAGCGCCGTCGAAGATATTGGTTTGACCAGCATTTTGGGCACAAGCAATGGTACTCCAGCAGCAATTGTCTTCTGGAGCATCTTCGTGGCCTTTGCGGTGAAATTGGCAGTTTGGCCATTGCACACCTGGCAGCCTGACACCTACGAAAATGCCCCAACCAGTGGCTCGATGATTGTCTCAGCCGTGATGTCGAAGATGGGTGCGTATGGCATGATCCGCATTATGATTATGCTCTTCCCGCAACAAACCAAATTCTTCGCGCCAGCCTTGGCAATCTTGGCTTTGGCCAGCATTTTGTTTGGTGCCTACGCTGGCTTGGCTCAAACCAACCTCAAGCGTTTGATCGCCTATGCTTCGATTAACCACATGGGCTATGTTTTGCTTGGCTTGGCGGCAGTAGCTTCGGCAGCGCCCGAAAGTCTTGGCGACTTAGCCGTGAATATTCGCGCCTCAGCAATGAATGGGGTGCAAGCACAGATGGTTGCCCACGGTTTCAGCACTGCCGCATTGTTCTTCCTCGCGGGCGAACTCTACGAACGGACTGGCACGTACCAGCTTGATCAATTTGGTGGCTTGCGTAAAGTTATGCCAATTTTTGCTGGGATTATGGGCGTGGCGATGTTTGCCAACCTTGGATTACCTGGTTTGGCGGGCTTCGTCGGTGAATTCTTTATTTTCCGTGGCGCGTGGGGCACGCAGCCAGTAATCACCACAATTGCCGTGTTGGGCTTGATTGTGACTGCCTTGGTGCTGATCCGAATGTATCAAAAGATCTTCTACGGGCCAGTTAACCACAAGCTGACCAACTTGCCAGACATCAAAGTTGGTGATTGGGCCTTCAACGTAACCCTACCGTTGATTATTGTACTGTTGGTGTTTGGGATTTTCCCCAAGCCACTGATGGATTTATCAAACTACGCAGCCACGGTGATGGCTCAGGTGTTTACAAACCTGTAA
- a CDS encoding NADH-quinone oxidoreductase subunit J, producing MNPIAVGVFIVIALLTLGSGIMVVTVRNIIHSALWLIASFIGVAALYLLMEAEFLAVVQILVYAGAVSILVLFAIMLTRQVTGEGVRVVFERWWVALLIALGLFGVIVPTLWQHGSTWEEASKLAQVGPAPVEGVAASLQVATATEIGRSFMGEYLLPFEVVSILLLMALIGAIVIAYEERTRRRRVLTLAEEIALKKRGIVEPRDAEGAVMPREAEGAAILLDSEQA from the coding sequence ATGAACCCGATTGCGGTAGGTGTTTTTATTGTTATCGCCCTGTTGACGCTCGGTTCGGGCATTATGGTCGTGACAGTCAGAAACATCATCCACTCAGCATTATGGCTGATTGCCTCGTTTATCGGGGTGGCAGCGCTCTATTTGCTGATGGAAGCTGAATTTTTAGCAGTTGTCCAGATTTTGGTCTATGCGGGGGCTGTTTCAATCCTCGTTTTGTTTGCTATCATGCTCACACGCCAAGTTACTGGTGAAGGTGTGCGCGTGGTGTTTGAGCGCTGGTGGGTAGCCCTGTTGATTGCCTTGGGGCTATTCGGAGTGATTGTGCCAACACTCTGGCAGCATGGCTCAACTTGGGAAGAAGCTTCGAAACTGGCTCAAGTTGGCCCAGCTCCGGTTGAAGGGGTTGCGGCTAGCTTGCAAGTTGCGACCGCTACCGAGATTGGGCGCTCGTTTATGGGTGAATACCTCTTGCCTTTTGAAGTTGTTTCAATTTTGTTGTTGATGGCTTTGATTGGGGCGATTGTAATTGCCTATGAAGAACGAACTCGCCGCCGCCGTGTGCTGACCTTGGCTGAAGAGATTGCGTTGAAAAAACGTGGGATTGTCGAGCCTCGTGACGCTGAAGGTGCGGTTATGCCGCGTGAGGCTGAAGGCGCGGCTATTCTGCTCGATTCCGAACAGGCATAA
- the nuoL gene encoding NADH-quinone oxidoreductase subunit L: MPFFDLAWLIPLLPLAAFVLITLVPPIGRSRKASYTTALVLLGLATVIAWGVLAQSISEGFPNAPLVAAASQEPASEAAAEGGHAETAIPTFGNFYAKSFAWAPDGSGFFNFGYRLDGATVLMLAMVTLAAWCIHLFSVGYMAHDEFPAGHQRQSRFFSYIALFTASMLGMTLADNLLLFFICWELMGLCSFLLIGFWFFKPSAREAAKKAFITTRIGDVGMMLGMMYIYNKAGSLTFGHESGQIYNGEFLESIKTATSLIPGISAASLMAGLVFLGTVGKSAQFPLHVWLPDAMEGPTPVSALIHAATMVAAGVFLVIRTFPIFAVSEVLPVVAFIGAFTALFAALIAVAQYDIKRILAFSTLSQLGFMVAALGIGAWVAALFHLLTHAFFKALLFLGSGSVIHGMEATVGHDPDKAQDIRNMGTLRKFMPVTFLTYMAGYLALVGIFPFAGFWSKDEIILDAFINHHYVIYGVLTAAAFLTAFYMTRQIAVVFFGKFRGYEPRKAAHAAAHGHDDHGHGDHDDHHHHHEAHDPHESPRSMTTPLIILSLFAVGAGFVNAGLFFGIHWFSDYVNPGGHIPTPDPMVAGIATVVALVGIGLGYLTYRNAFKNANDRDPLAGALGPIWTLLENRFYIDQIYDKTFIALTYGAGHVMNWIDRHVVDRVVNLTGLVTLFIGRVNFIIDDFSLNTVTDDIGEGTIMVGDGVRQSATGKIQDYGAYIFGGVVLLALIYMYAF, encoded by the coding sequence ATGCCGTTTTTTGATCTTGCGTGGTTGATTCCGCTGCTGCCATTGGCAGCATTTGTGTTGATCACCCTCGTGCCACCGATTGGGCGCTCGCGCAAAGCGTCGTATACCACGGCGTTAGTCTTGCTTGGCCTGGCTACGGTGATTGCCTGGGGTGTTTTGGCACAATCGATCAGCGAAGGATTCCCTAATGCACCATTGGTTGCTGCAGCTAGCCAAGAACCGGCTAGCGAAGCTGCCGCTGAAGGTGGCCATGCGGAAACCGCAATTCCAACATTTGGGAATTTCTATGCTAAATCGTTTGCATGGGCACCAGATGGCTCTGGGTTTTTTAACTTTGGCTATCGCTTAGATGGTGCTACGGTGCTGATGTTGGCAATGGTAACGCTGGCTGCATGGTGTATTCACCTCTTCTCAGTGGGCTATATGGCTCACGATGAATTCCCCGCAGGCCACCAACGCCAATCGCGCTTCTTCTCCTATATTGCGTTATTTACCGCTTCGATGTTGGGAATGACGCTGGCAGATAACTTATTGCTGTTCTTTATCTGCTGGGAGTTGATGGGTCTGTGTTCGTTCTTGTTGATTGGTTTCTGGTTCTTCAAGCCTTCGGCTCGCGAAGCTGCCAAAAAAGCCTTTATTACCACCCGGATTGGTGATGTGGGCATGATGTTGGGGATGATGTACATCTACAACAAGGCTGGCTCGTTGACCTTCGGCCACGAATCAGGCCAAATCTACAACGGCGAATTTTTGGAAAGCATCAAAACTGCGACTAGTTTGATTCCTGGAATTAGCGCTGCTTCATTGATGGCGGGCTTAGTGTTTCTTGGCACGGTTGGCAAATCGGCGCAGTTTCCGCTGCACGTTTGGTTGCCCGATGCAATGGAAGGCCCAACGCCAGTTTCAGCGCTGATTCACGCTGCGACTATGGTTGCGGCTGGGGTGTTCTTGGTCATTCGCACCTTCCCAATCTTTGCGGTCAGCGAAGTGTTGCCAGTGGTCGCCTTTATTGGCGCATTCACGGCCTTGTTCGCAGCCCTGATTGCGGTGGCGCAATATGACATCAAGCGCATTCTGGCCTTCTCGACCTTATCGCAGCTTGGTTTCATGGTGGCGGCACTGGGGATTGGCGCTTGGGTTGCAGCCTTGTTCCACTTGCTGACCCACGCTTTCTTCAAAGCACTCTTGTTCCTTGGCTCTGGCTCGGTGATCCACGGGATGGAAGCGACCGTTGGCCATGATCCAGATAAAGCCCAAGATATTCGCAACATGGGTACCTTGCGCAAATTCATGCCAGTAACCTTCTTGACCTATATGGCAGGCTACTTGGCCTTGGTTGGGATTTTCCCCTTCGCTGGATTCTGGTCGAAGGATGAAATTATTCTTGATGCCTTCATCAATCACCACTATGTGATTTATGGCGTGCTGACTGCCGCTGCCTTCTTGACGGCGTTCTATATGACCCGCCAAATTGCGGTGGTGTTCTTTGGCAAGTTCCGTGGTTACGAACCACGTAAAGCTGCCCACGCTGCGGCTCATGGTCACGACGATCACGGTCATGGCGACCACGACGATCATCACCATCATCACGAAGCGCATGATCCACACGAATCGCCACGCTCGATGACGACTCCGTTGATCATTTTGAGCTTGTTTGCGGTTGGCGCAGGCTTTGTGAATGCAGGCTTGTTCTTTGGCATTCACTGGTTTAGCGATTATGTGAATCCAGGTGGTCATATTCCTACCCCTGATCCGATGGTGGCAGGAATTGCAACCGTGGTGGCATTAGTTGGGATTGGCTTAGGCTATTTGACCTATCGCAATGCCTTCAAAAATGCCAACGATCGTGACCCCTTGGCTGGCGCTTTGGGGCCAATCTGGACATTATTAGAAAATCGCTTCTACATTGACCAGATTTACGACAAGACCTTTATTGCCCTAACCTATGGCGCAGGCCACGTCATGAACTGGATCGACCGCCATGTGGTTGATCGGGTGGTCAACTTGACTGGCTTGGTAACGCTATTTATTGGCCGCGTCAACTTCATCATCGACGACTTCTCGTTGAATACCGTCACCGACGATATTGGCGAAGGTACGATTATGGTGGGCGACGGTGTGCGTCAATCGGCCACGGGCAAAATTCAAGACTACGGTGCCTACATCTTTGGTGGCGTGGTGCTGTTGGCCTTGATTTATATGTATGCCTTCTAG